Proteins found in one Cellulomonas palmilytica genomic segment:
- a CDS encoding basic amino acid/polyamine antiporter: MTTPAPVADAPRTTHLGVPTMAMLVVGSMVGAGVFSLPRQFAESTGAAGALVAWGVAGTGTLMLALVFQTLALRRPDLDAGVFAYAKAGFGEYLGFFSAFGYWASACVGNVTYWVLITSTLGAVFPALGSGDTLLAVAVGSVGLWVFFLLVRRGIREATAVNRVVTVAKLVPIVVFVVLAVVAFDPAVFADNWGGSPGSGTLLDQVRGTMLATVFVFLGVEGASTFSRHARRRTDVGRATLLGFGSVFALFASVTIVSYGILPADEIAQLEEPSMGGVLDAAFGSWGSTFVSTGLIISVLGAYLAWTLMAAEVLFVAARDGDMPQFLRRTNEHDAPVPALAMSTALAQAVLLLTLASEHAFDFALELTGSLVLIPYLLAAAYGVRLLRRDQGSRGALVVAVAATLYTTWLLYAAGLDHLLVVFIVYAPASLLFVLTRREQGRRWFTARERVVLAISLLGAVAGLVALATGAIRL; encoded by the coding sequence ATGACGACCCCCGCACCCGTCGCGGACGCACCCCGCACCACGCACCTCGGCGTCCCGACGATGGCGATGCTCGTCGTCGGCTCGATGGTCGGCGCGGGCGTGTTCTCCCTGCCCCGCCAGTTCGCCGAGTCCACCGGCGCGGCGGGCGCACTCGTCGCCTGGGGAGTCGCAGGCACCGGCACGCTCATGCTCGCGCTCGTCTTCCAGACCCTCGCGCTGCGCCGCCCCGACCTCGACGCGGGCGTCTTCGCCTACGCGAAGGCCGGCTTCGGCGAGTACCTCGGGTTCTTCTCCGCGTTCGGGTACTGGGCGTCCGCGTGCGTCGGGAACGTGACCTACTGGGTGCTCATCACCTCGACGCTCGGCGCCGTGTTCCCCGCACTCGGCTCGGGCGACACGCTCCTCGCGGTCGCCGTCGGCAGCGTCGGGCTGTGGGTGTTCTTCCTCCTCGTGCGGCGCGGCATCCGCGAGGCCACCGCCGTCAACCGGGTCGTCACCGTCGCCAAGCTCGTGCCGATCGTCGTGTTCGTCGTCCTCGCCGTCGTCGCGTTCGACCCCGCGGTGTTCGCCGACAACTGGGGCGGCTCCCCCGGCTCCGGCACGCTGCTCGACCAGGTGCGCGGCACGATGCTCGCGACCGTGTTCGTGTTCCTCGGCGTCGAGGGGGCCAGCACGTTCTCCCGGCACGCACGTCGCCGCACGGACGTCGGACGCGCGACGCTGCTCGGCTTCGGGTCGGTGTTCGCGCTGTTCGCGTCCGTGACGATCGTGTCCTACGGCATCCTGCCCGCCGACGAGATCGCCCAGCTCGAGGAGCCGTCCATGGGTGGCGTGCTCGACGCGGCGTTCGGCTCGTGGGGCAGCACGTTCGTCTCGACCGGCCTGATCATCTCCGTGCTCGGCGCCTACCTCGCGTGGACGCTCATGGCCGCCGAGGTCCTGTTCGTCGCCGCGCGCGACGGGGACATGCCGCAGTTCCTGCGCAGGACGAACGAGCACGACGCCCCCGTGCCCGCACTCGCGATGAGCACCGCGCTCGCGCAGGCCGTCCTGCTGCTCACGCTCGCCTCCGAGCACGCGTTCGACTTCGCGCTTGAGCTCACCGGCTCGCTCGTGCTCATCCCCTACCTGCTGGCGGCCGCGTACGGCGTGCGGCTGCTGCGCCGCGACCAGGGGTCACGCGGCGCGCTCGTCGTCGCCGTCGCCGCGACGCTCTACACGACGTGGCTGCTCTACGCGGCCGGGCTCGACCACCTGCTCGTCGTGTTCATCGTCTACGCACCCGCGTCCCTGCTGTTCGTGCTCACGCGCCGCGAGCAGGGCCGCCGCTGGTTCACCGCGCGCGAGCGCGTGGTCCTCGCGATCTCCCTGCTCGGTGCCGTCGCCGGCCTCGTCGCCCTCGCGACCGGCGCGATCCGGCTGTAG